In Chlamydiota bacterium, one genomic interval encodes:
- the xseA gene encoding exodeoxyribonuclease VII large subunit: protein MPVAEKIHIYSVSELTRELKGRIEEHYPSLWVEGEVSNVKMPSSGHLYFTLKDAGSQIQAVFFAFRNKSLPFTLKDGMKVIVSGFLTVYEKGGNYQINIKKMEPAGIGALQLAFEQLKKKLFEEGLFDPAHKRMIPQVPSKIGIVTSPTGAALKDILNVLDRRFSNMHIILAPTPVQGDDAPPQIVKAIELLNEMNEVEVIIVTRGGGSLEDLWAFNDEKVARAIYASKIPVISAVGHEIDWTIGDFVADLRVPTPTAAAELVTAKKSDLLERLTQLEGRIVLLFSMKIQSLRQTLQHYKEHPVFKYPKAKLEQMIQNLDSWRERYFRGLQGILDKKKSSLDMLTRHLEALSPLSVLARGFSITRLYQTGEIIKDIAQLKRGETLETLLSKGKIVSTVKSLTLE, encoded by the coding sequence ATGCCTGTTGCAGAAAAAATCCATATTTATTCCGTCAGTGAGCTCACCCGAGAACTCAAAGGTAGAATTGAAGAGCATTATCCTTCTCTTTGGGTTGAAGGAGAAGTTTCCAATGTTAAAATGCCCAGTTCAGGTCATCTTTATTTTACATTAAAGGATGCCGGATCCCAAATTCAGGCGGTTTTTTTTGCGTTTCGAAATAAATCTTTACCCTTTACCCTCAAGGATGGAATGAAGGTGATTGTTTCGGGTTTCCTGACCGTTTATGAAAAAGGGGGAAACTATCAAATTAATATTAAGAAGATGGAGCCGGCTGGAATCGGGGCTTTGCAGTTGGCATTTGAACAATTGAAGAAAAAGCTTTTTGAAGAAGGACTTTTTGATCCAGCTCATAAACGCATGATTCCCCAGGTTCCCTCCAAAATTGGAATTGTGACCAGCCCAACGGGAGCAGCATTAAAGGATATTCTAAACGTCCTAGACCGCCGCTTTTCCAATATGCATATTATTTTGGCCCCGACCCCAGTCCAAGGAGATGACGCCCCTCCTCAGATTGTAAAGGCCATTGAGCTTTTAAATGAAATGAATGAAGTAGAAGTGATTATTGTGACTCGAGGCGGAGGAAGCCTGGAAGATTTATGGGCCTTCAATGATGAAAAAGTTGCCCGAGCCATCTACGCTTCAAAAATTCCTGTCATTTCAGCGGTGGGTCATGAAATTGATTGGACCATCGGAGATTTTGTGGCCGATTTAAGGGTGCCCACCCCCACGGCTGCGGCAGAGCTTGTAACGGCCAAAAAATCAGACCTCTTAGAGCGATTAACTCAATTAGAAGGAAGAATCGTGCTTTTATTTTCCATGAAAATTCAGTCTTTACGACAAACGTTACAACATTATAAAGAACATCCTGTTTTTAAATATCCAAAGGCTAAACTTGAGCAAATGATCCAAAACTTGGATTCATGGCGTGAACGCTATTTTCGCGGCCTTCAAGGAATTTTAGATAAGAAAAAATCATCTTTGGATATGCTCACCCGCCATCTTGAAGCTCTAAGTCCTCTTTCTGTACTTGCCCGAGGGTTCAGCATCACTCGTCTTTATCAGACAGGGGAGATCATCAAGGATATCGCCCAATTAAAAAGGGGAGAAACGCTTGAAACCCTTCTCTCTAAGGGGAAAATTGTCTCGACGGTAAAGTCGTTGACTCTAGAGTAG